A section of the Kluyveromyces lactis strain NRRL Y-1140 chromosome F complete sequence genome encodes:
- the ASG1 gene encoding Asg1p (similar to uniprot|P40467 Saccharomyces cerevisiae YIL130W ASG1 Proposed transcriptional activator member of the Gal4p family of zinc cluster proteins), which produces MELQNKRRRVTRACDECRKKKVKCDGKQPCIHCTVYNYECTYNQPTRRTVTGSNSSNSVGSSIAGTVTVSGKKSGVIGQSSDGFTGGNRSDSGTLSHSKRLGSGFSNHGGVSNSSAASTQGHHKKYSASKNKQLQIRVSKYEELLRELIPDIPDIDSIDIPTFAQLFHNTTKDINLNEMVQEYNLIAPTEVAPIVTRDRDMSDSFSGTGSISIGSHLQQNLQPIENVDGSIESHEGKEIKIILPPKPIAIQFIKSTWENCCVLFRFYHRPSFIKQLDLLYETDPQNYTHEQMQFLPLCYAVMAVGTLFTKTVNRLNVNQQSPNNINDDDDSNTNNNTNADINTDTNTPDSNTNNNTNNNTNNNTNNNNNNSSDASTKFLQDEGYKYFIAARKLIDITNARDLNSIQTIVLLFLFLQCSARLSTSYSYIGVAMRSALREGLHRKIKPDPSKTKTNFIEIEMRKRLFYTIYKMDIYINTMLGLPRTISPRDFDQELPLELNDDYITEDAIYPEEQGDVLSSAGIANQHTKILMILDQIMADLYPIKKTNNLISHQMVTNLELKLRQWLDQLPPELIPGLKDVPERYLRANCLLHLSFLQVQIILYRPFIHYLSPSAPQTDTLSIQRAKNCISVARTVVKLAKEMMDAKILPGSYWFSIYTIFFSVAALIYYVRELTPTNSQDIATYDEIMNDVRNGKQVLLQLKETSMAASRTYNLLTALFNSFNAKTKQSVEMQKKVQQEQQAATTKFEDSSDFGGTFFDLPIDDSNENAVISPDRSVDTLERQIPTPNFLTNTFPVEPNTSISGVNTLNTSQTANLFSSTNFGASLDPVENNMDRYLPVDSNQNKQSLQQTPQYISTTTPNQIPDSAVDGTYVPGMFDQLDVQLFGRYLPPYMSGVTANDSKTKEEPLDDTKTDTI; this is translated from the coding sequence ATGGAActtcaaaataaaagaCGCAGAGTCACTAGAGCATGCGACGAATGTCGTAAAAAGAAGGTCAAATGCGATGGGAAACAGCCTTGTATTCACTGTACCGTTTACAACTACGAGTGTACTTACAATCAGCCGACCAGAAGAACGGTTACTGGGTCTAATTCATCGAATTCAGTTGGTTCTTCTATCGCTGGGACTGTTACTGTATCTGGTAAGAAATCAGGTGTCATCGGACAGTCATCAGATGGGTTTACTGGTGGAAACAGATCGGATTCTGGCACTCTGTCACATTCAAAACGGCTAGGTTCTGGTTTCAGTAACCACGGTGGTGTGTCTAATAGTAGTGCTGCTTCAACACAGGGACATCACAAGAAATATTCGGCCAGCAAGAATAAACAGCTCCAGATCAGGGTTTCAAAATATGAGGAACTTCTTCGAGAGTTGATCCCGGATATACCAGATATCgattcaattgatatcCCGACTTTCGCACAGCTGTTCCATAATACCACGAAGGATATCAACCTCAATGAAATGGTTCAAGAATACAATTTGATTGCACCTACTGAGGTTGCACCTATTGTAACGAGAGATAGAGACATGTCAGATTCATTTTCAGGTACGGGATCTATTTCCATTGGTTCACATCTACAGCAAAATTTACAACCGATAGAAAACGTGGATGGGTCGATAGAATCCCATGAGGGTAAAGAAATTAAGATTATTTTACCACCGAAACCCATTGCCATTCAATTTATAAAATCTACTTGGGAAAACTGCTGTGTTTTGTTCAGATTTTACCATAGACCATCATTTATCAAACAGTTAGATTTACTCTATGAAACGGATCCTCAGAATTACACCCATGAGCAAATGCAGTTTTTGCCCTTGTGCTATGCAGTAATGGCAGTTGGTACCCTCTTTACCAAAACTGTAAACAGATTGAATGTCAATCAACAATCCCCTAATAACattaatgatgatgatgatagtaatactaataataatactaatGCTGATATTAACACTGATACTAATACTCCTGATTCCaatactaataataataccaATAATAATACCAATAATAACaccaataataataataataatagtagTGATGCTTCTACAAAGTTCTTGCAAGATGAAGGGTACAAATATTTTATTGCAGCAAGAAAGTTGATTGACATCACAAATGCCAGAGACttgaattcaattcaaaccATTGTTCTTTTATTCCTTTTCTTGCAATGCTCTGCCAGACTATCCACGAGCTACTCTTATATTGGTGTTGCCATGAGAAGTGCTTTAAGAGAAGGTCTTCatagaaaaataaaaccgGATCCgtcaaaaacaaaaacgaATTTCATTGAGATTGAAATGAGGAAGAGATTGTTCTACACCATTTACAAAATGGATATTTACATTAACACAATGTTAGGTCTACCTAGGACTATATCCCCAAGAGACTTCGATCAAGAGTTACCACTGGAATTGAACGACGATTATATCACTGAGGACGCTATCTACCCTGAAGAACAAGGCGATGTTTTGTCTTCAGCAGGAATAGCAAACCAACATACCAAAATTTTAATGATTCTTGACCAAATCATGGCTGATTTATATCCCATTAAGAAGACCAACAACCTCATATCTCATCAAATGGTGAcaaatttggaattgaagCTAAGGCAATGGCTCGATCAACTTCCTCCAGAACTAATTCCAGGTTTGAAGGATGTCCCAGAAAGGTATTTGAGAGCTAACTGTCTTTTACATCTATCATTTTTGCAAGTCCAAATTATTCTATACCGTCCCTTTATCCATTACCTTTCACCATCGGCTCCTCAGACTGATACTTTGTCCATACAAAGAGCAAAAAATTGCATCTCAGTGGCCAGAACGGTCGTTAAATTGGCCAAAGAAATGATGGATGCGAAAATCTTGCCTGGATCTTATTGGTTCAGTATTTATAcgatcttcttctctgtCGCTGCTTTGATTTATTACGTAAGAGAATTAACTCCTACTAATTCGCAAGATATTGCCACGTATGATGAAATTATGAATGATGtaagaaatggaaaacaggttcttcttcagcttaAAGAGACTAGTATGGCAGCTAGTCGTACTTATAATCTCTTGACTGCATTATTTAACTCTTTCAATGCTAAAACCAAACAATCCGTTGAAATGCAAAAGAAAGTCCAACAGGAACAACAAGCGGCTACCACGAAATTCGAAGACTCTTCAGATTTCGGCGGTACATTCTTTGATCTTCCCATTGATGACTCCAACGAAAATGCAGTTATATCTCCAGATAGATCAGTAGATACTCTTGAAAGACAAATTCCAACACCAAATTTCCTTACGAACACGTTCCCAGTTGAACCAAATACTAGTATTTCAGGAGTGAATACCTTGAATACTTCTCAAACAGCAAATTTGTTCTCAAGCACAAACTTTGGTGCATCATTGGACCCcgttgaaaacaatatGGATAGGTATCTGCCCGTTGattcaaatcaaaacaAACAGTCTCTTCAACAGACACCCCAATACATATCGACAACTACTCCTAATCAGATTCCTGACTCCGCAGTCGACGGTACGTATGTTCCAGGTATGTTTGACCAATTGGACGTGCAATTATTCGGAAGATACTTACCACCGTATATGTCTGGTGTAACTGCCAATGATTCAAAGACAAAGGAGGAACCATTAGATGATACCAAAACAGACACTATATAG
- the FKH1 gene encoding forkhead family transcription factor FKH1 (similar to uniprot|P40466 Saccharomyces cerevisiae YIL131C FKH1 Transcription factor of the forkhead family that regulates the cell cycle and pseudohyphal growth also involved in chromatin silencing at HML and HMR), translating into MMSQSHVQIQQGNGGSGAGGFYYRGDSNAVMNNVVNTGTGINASAGAGGVSLQQQQDFVNALISVLEVPKDATSVAAEYANDKNTASEVQAYAKIAGKDWTYYLKDIVINIGRNTSPGDASVDIDLGPAKVVSRQHATIKFNSNSALWELHVTGRNGAKVNFHRINSGPNSVPHPLSSGSILDIGGTQMMFILPDQGLYIDPNAVAHLTPKLFMAYYNVTTNPLLRNLFQSNPDLIHSLELSSPSRNGQLGVSSQTQMLPQSSQSHLHSHGNGQPSVRAFKMYDAPDSAMRSQLLSESTGQMYGSNGASNGHGMSHSNGSSDMSNGQLYGTIANTGFNIASTDVSTDLSRDENRNIKPPHSYATMITQAILSTEEGELSLSDIYKHIANHYSYYRYTKAGWQNSIRHNLSLNKAFEKVPRKPGEPGKGMKWRISEETQRDFLEKWQNGKIGKVRRGSSVTRQLQAHMYRFNSLPIQRETFSFNDQSKTNVKPQSSSSSHSDYSQTPKLEKSLQSLQPHSQSSLHQTSPPVPHPPIPSYSQQDHTSSNYSTDHSHQSDLPAPKRQHLNPPSQHSQHQQPALPPPSSGQTRSPNHQQMPSNVSSTGSLLHSPNKHFQVNAVEAYTPERGSNLQKSPQPILNLPSLPQATDMGQSTSRSDSNALQLPTKSSPGVMNLLQFSSVNNTPSTNLQRTPVSHPQVTENLDGKDSKSNMLAVNNAFQESNSINEDDKTNLLSARNVQDENDEDEGRIMSSPIKVKDNRNNQLVVDPNENSVIVKTDQ; encoded by the coding sequence ATGATGTCTCAGTCGCACGTTCAGATACAACAAGGTAACGGCGGAAGTGGCGCTGGCGGTTTTTACTATCGAGGCGATTCTAATGCGGTTATGAATAATGTTGTGAATACAGGCACGGGTATTAATGCTAGTGCCGGGGCAGGTGGTGTTTCTttgcaacaacagcaggATTTCGTTAATGCGCTTATAAGTGTGTTGGAAGTGCCCAAGGATGCCACTTCTGTTGCAGCTGAGTATGCTAATGATAAGAATACTGCCAGTGAAGTGCAAGCTTATGCGAAAATCGCGGGCAAAGACTGGACTTactatttgaaagatataGTGATTAACATTGGGAGGAACACTTCTCCAGGCGATGCTTCGGTGGATATAGATTTAGGTCCGGCAAAAGTTGTGTCAAGGCAGCATGCTACCattaaattcaattcaaattctgcACTATGGGAATTACATGTCACGGGACGTAATGGAGCCAAGGTCAATTTCCATAGAATTAATTCAGGCCCTAATTCAGTGCCTCATCCGTTATCCTCAGGATCCATTTTGGATATCGGTGGTACGCAAATGATGTTTATTCTACCAGATCAAGGACTTTACATTGATCCGAATGCGGTAGCCCATTTGACTCCAAAGCTTTTCATGGCTTATTATAACGTTACTACAAATCCATTGTTACGAAACCTTTTCCAATCTAATCCAGATTTAATTCATTCGTTGGAATTATCTTCACCCTCCCGTAATGGTCAATTAGGTGTCAGCTCTCAGACTCAAATGTTGCCTCAATCAAGCCAATCTCATTTGCATAGCCATGGCAACGGTCAGCCTTCAGTGAGAGCTTTCAAAATGTACGATGCTCCTGATTCTGCCATGAGGTCACAACTGCTGTCAGAATCTACGGGACAGATGTATGGTTCCAACGGTGCTTCTAATGGACACGGAATGTCACACAGTAATGGTTCCTCCGACATGTCGAACGGTCAACTGTATGGTACCATCGCTAACACTGGATTCAACATTGCTAGCACAGATGTCTCTACTGATTTATCTCGtgatgaaaacagaaatattAAACCACCTCATAGTTATGCTACCATGATTACACAAGCTATCTTATCTACGGAGGAAGGTGAATTGTCCTTATCTGACATTTACAAACATATCGCCAACCATTACTCTTACTACCGTTATACAAAAGCTGGCTGGCAAAATTCAATAAGACACAATCTTTCCTTGAACAAAGCGTTCGAAAAGGTGCCAAGGAAACCAGGTGAACCAGGTAAAGGTATGAAGTGGAGAATCAGCGAAGAAACTCAGAGAGATTTCCTAGAGAAGTGGCAAAACGGGAAAATAGGGAAAGTGAGGCGTGGATCTAGTGTCACTAGACAGTTGCAAGCTCACATGTATCGTTTCAACAGTCTACCCATACAAAGAGAGACCTTCAGCTTCAACGATCAAAGTAAGACCAATGTAAAACCAcaatcatcatcatcgtcacATTCGGATTATAGTCAAACTCCGAAGCTAGAAAAATCCTTGCAATCTCTACAACCTCATTCACAATCATCGCTACATCAAACTTCTCCACCTGTACCACATCCACCAATTCCTTCATATTCGCAACAGGATCATACGTCTTCGAACTATTCTACGGATCATTCACATCAGTCCGACCTTCCGGCTCCTAAAAGACAACATTTGAATCCACCTTCTCAACATAgtcaacatcaacaaccAGCTCTTCCTCCACCTTCTTCTGGGCAGACAAGATCACCCAATCACCAGCAGATGCCTTCCAATGTATCTTCTACCGGATCATTGCTACATTCACCTAACAAACATTTCCAAGTGAACGCTGTTGAAGCGTACACTCCGGAAAGAGGATCCAACTTACAGAAATCTCCACAACCAATACTTAATCTACCATCCCTTCCGCAGGCCACTGACATGGGACAATCGACATCAAGGTCTGACTCAAACGCTTTGCAGCTTCCAACAAAATCAAGCCCTGGAGTAATGAATTTATtacaattttcttctgtaaaTAATACACCCTCTACCAATTTGCAACGTACTCCGGTATCCCACCCACAAGTAACGGAAAATCTGGATGGGaaagattccaaatctAATATGTTGGCCGTGAATAATGCATTTCAAGAGTCGAACTCCATCAATGAGGATGACAAGACCAATCTTCTAAGTGCCAGGAACGTGCAAGATGaaaacgatgaagatgaaggCAGAATAATGAGCAGTCCAATCAAGGTTAAAGATAACAGAAACAATCAACTGGTTGTTGATCCAAATGAAAATTCGGTTATAGTAAAAACCGATCAATGA
- the CSM2 gene encoding Csm2p (weakly similar to uniprot|Q45U15 Saccharomyces cerevisiae YIL132C CSM2): MKIDIGVDNKCGDFVTYMKDEAFNSQLHYISAISSFPISKMMELLPLSGNETIYESVNVLSSVDLSDLNRCIRSLYQRIIFSPLPKQSDANTDDSNNSNNANMQMETGKIKTDRHWICIEGIQTMFQYSQLKDPVEAHASLNDTMLRLRLLQNKCPSIEILFLLPPHEAPEFIQSLQEHDISRNNIPHRRQGKRFKRDNTGILIGDYIWKYYI, from the coding sequence ATGAAGATAGACATAGGAGTAGACAATAAATGCGGAGATTTTGTGACGTATATGAAAGATGAAGCTTTCAATTCTCAACTACATTACATATCTGCCATCAGCTCATTTCCCATATCTAAAATGATGGAATTACTGCCATTATCAGGAAACGAAACAATTTACGAAAGTGTTAACGTACTGTCTTCTGTAGATTTAAGTGATTTGAATAGATGCATCCGTTCattatatcaaagaatcatATTCAGCCCTCTTCCTAAACAAAGCGATGCCAATACCGATGACAGTAACAATTCCAATAACGCTAATATGCAAATGGAAACTGGAAAGATTAAGACAGACAGACATTGGATATGTATCGAGGGAATACAGACCATGTTCCAGTACTCTCAACTGAAAGATCCGGTGGAAGCACACGCTTCACTGAATGATACGATGCTCCGGCTTCGTCTGTTACAGAATAAGTGCCCATCGATCGAAATACTATTCCTACTCCCCCCGCATGAAGCCCCAGAATTCATACAATCGCTACAGGAGCatgatatttcaagaaataaCATACCTCATAGACGACAAGGGAAGAGATTCAAGAGAGACAACACAGGTATTCTCATTGGAGACTATATCTGGAAGTACTATATCTAG
- a CDS encoding 60S ribosomal protein uL13 (highly similar to uniprot|P26784 Saccharomyces cerevisiae YIL133C RPL16A N-terminally acetylated protein component of the large (60S) ribosomal subunit, binds to 5. 8 S rRNA; has similarity to Rpl16Bp, E. coli L13 and rat L13a ribosomal proteins; transcriptionally regulated by Rap1p and to YNL069C uniprot|P26785 Saccharomyces cerevisiae YNL069C RPL16B N-terminally acetylated protein component of the large (60S) ribosomal subunit, binds to 5. 8 S rRNA; has similarity to Rpl16Ap, E. coli L13 and rat L13a ribosomal proteins; transcriptionally regulated by Rap1p), translated as MSSFEPVVVIDGKGHLLGRLASTVAKQLLNGQKIVVVRAEALNISGEFFRNKLKYHDYLRKATAFNKTRGPFHFRAPSRIFYKAVRGMISHKTARGKAALERLKVFEGVPPPYDKKKRVVVPQALRVLRLKPGRKYTTLGKLSTSVGWKYEDVVAKLEEKRKARSAEYYLKKKAYNAVVANKSATVGTEVSEKLAALGY; from the exons ATGTCTTCTTTCGAACCAGTCGTTGTTATTGATG GTAAGGGCCATTTGTTAGGTCGTTTGGCTTCCACTGTTGCCAAGCAATTGCTTAACGGTCAAAAGATTGTTGTTGTCAGAGCTGAAGCTTTGAACATTTCTGGTGAATTCTTCAGAAACAAGTTAAAGTACCACGACTACTTGAGAAAGGCCACCGCTTTCAACAAGACCAGAGGTCCATTCCATTTCAGAGCTCCATCCAGAATCTTCTACAAGGCTGTTAGAGGTATGATCTCCCACAAGACTGCTCGTGGTAAGGCTGCTTTGGAAAGATTAAAGGTCTTCGAAGGTGTCCCACCACCATAcgacaagaagaagagagttGTTGTTCCACAAGCTTTGAGAGTCTTGAGATTGAAGCCAGGTAGAAAGTACACCACCTTGGGTAAGCTATCTACTTCCGTTGGTTGGAAATACGAAGATGTCGTTGCcaagttggaagaaaagagaaaggcTAGATCTGCTGAATACtacttgaagaagaaggctTACAACGCCGTCGTTGCCAACAAGTCTGCTACTGTTGGTACTGAAGTTTCCGAAAAGTTGGCTGCTCTAGGTTACTAA
- the FLX1 gene encoding flavin adenine dinucleotide transporter FLX1 (similar to uniprot|P40464 Saccharomyces cerevisiae YIL134W FLX1 Protein required for transport of flavin adenine dinucleotide (FAD) from mitochondria where it is synthesized from riboflavin to the cytosol) — translation MDATSNSVLSPLQKEIISGLTAGTITTIVTHPLDLIKLRLQLAAIDLKPSSYYNQVQRIIKDGSGTQQLLKEAYRGLGINIIGNAVAWGLYFGLYRCSKDVVYSLSSEPALQNKFMNDRKMTSSMYLVSAGASGLATALLTNPMWVIKTRIMSTKSSQGYTSILNAITRIYTEEGLKTFWRGLVPSLFGVTQGALYFAIYDTLKLKYLHDRNDIQERRLNAVETIGIISLSKMISVSSVYPLQLLKTNLQTFRTEHNENSKMNSLIRSIWHTNGIAGFYKGLFANLVRAIPSTCITFGVYEHFKHIS, via the coding sequence ATGGATGCAACATCTAATTCAGTTTTGAGTCCATTGCAGAAGGAAATAATTTCTGGATTGACTGCGGGAACAATAACCACTATTGTAACTCATCCACTAGACTTGATCAAATTGAGGCTTCAGTTAGCTGCTATTGACCTCAAACCGTCAAGCTATTACAATCAAGTTCAGCGTATCATTAAAGATGGTTCTGGTACTCAACAATTACTTAAAGAGGCATACCGTGGATTAGGAATCAATATTATCGGAAATGCAGTTGCATGGGGACTGTATTTTGGATTATATCGTTGCTCCAAAGATGTCGTTTACAGTTTGTCATCTGAGCCAGCCTTACAAAATAAATTCATGAACGATAGGAAAATGACCTCATCGATGTATCTGGTTTCTGCTGGCGCCAGTGGATTAGCAACTGCGCTGTTGACTAACCCTATGTGGGTTATTAAGACTAGAATTATGTCTACCAAATCGAGTCAAGGATACACATCGATACTAAATGCCATTACTAGAATTTATACAGAAGAAGGGTTAAAAACATTTTGGAGAGGTTTAGTACCGTCCTTATTTGGTGTAACTCAAGGTGCATTGTATTTTGCAATATATGATAcattgaaactaaaatatTTACATGATAGAAATGATATACAGGAAAGGAGGTTAAATGCGGTAGAAACCATAGGCATAATAtcactttcaaaaatgatTTCTGTCAGTTCTGTGTATCCGTTGCAATTATTAAAGACTAATTTACAAACCTTCAGAACTGAACATAATGAAAACAGTAAAATGAATTCTCTAATACGATCTATCTGGCATACTAATGGTATTGCAGGATTTTATAAGGGTTTGTTTGCAAACTTAGTACGAGCCATTCCATCTACCTGCATAACATTCGGAGTTTATGAACATTTTAAGCATATTTCATGA
- the LAT1 gene encoding dihydrolipoyllysine-residue acetyltransferase (similar to uniprot|P12695 Saccharomyces cerevisiae YNL071W LAT1 Dihydrolipoamide acetyltransferase component (E2) of pyruvate dehydrogenase complex which catalyzes the oxidative decarboxylation of pyruvate to acetyl-CoA) codes for MSALLSRVAPRMSVLACAARLQLRTYASYPPYTIIGMPALSPTMVQGGLTEWSKNVGDRLEPGDVLAEVETDKAQMDFEFQEEGYLAKILVPAGTKDIPVNKPLAVYVEEESDVPAFANFTAADAESATAAKEAAKNGAKQPAKEESKEESKEGAKPASKPAAKKSSGSSASSGTRIFASPLAKSIALEHGVSLKEVEGTGPRGRITKDDVEAFLASAPSRESSAAKAAPALAAPTPASATYEDVPISNMRQIIGDRLLQSTQNIPSYIVSSQISVSKLLKLRQSLNATAKDQYKLSINDILIKAIAVAAQRCPDANAYWMPEQGVIRKFKNVDVSVAVATPTGLLTPIVKNAESKGLVSISKEIKDLGKRAKDNKLKPEEFQGGTICISNLGMNPAVSMFTSIINPPQSTILAIGTVNKVPVEDAGSEFGFTFDQKMNITGTFDHRTIDGAKGGEFMKELKKVIENPLELLL; via the coding sequence ATGTCTGCATTACTTTCTAGAGTTGCTCCAAGAATGAGCGTCTTGGCTTGTGCTGCCAGACTTCAATTGAGAACGTATGCTTCTTACCCACCATACACCATCATTGGTATGCCAGCTTTGTCTCCTACCATGGTTCAAGGTGGTTTGACGGAATGGAGTAAGAACGTTGGTGACAGGTTGGAGCCTGGTGATGTCCTTGCTGAAGTTGAAACTGATAAGGCTCAAATGGATTTCGaattccaagaagaaggttaTTTGGCTAAGATCTTGGTTCCAGCTGGTACCAAGGATATCCCAGTGAACAAGCCACTTGCTGTTTACGTTGAGGAAGAATCTGACGTTCCAGCTTTCGCTAATTTCACTGCTGCAGACGCCGAATCTGCTACCGCTGCTAAGGAAGCTGCCAAGAATGGTGCTAAGCAACCTGCAAAGGAAGAATCCAAGGAAGAATCCAAGGAAGGTGCTAAACCAGCTTCTAAACCAGCTGCCAAGAAATCCTCTGGatcttctgcttcttcaGGTACTAGAATCTTTGCTTCTCCATTGGCCAAGAGCATCGCTTTGGAACATGGTGTTTCCTTGAAGGAAGTTGAAGGTACTGGTCCAAGAGGCAGAATCACTAAGGATGATGTTGAAGCCTTCTTGGCCTCGGCTCCATCTCGTGAATCCTCCGCTGCTAAGGCCGCTCCAGCCCTAGCTGCCCCAACTCCAGCATCCGCCACTTATGAAGATGTTCCAATCAGTAACATGAGACAAATCATCGGTGACCGTTTGTTGCAATCCACTCAAAATATTCCATCATACATTGTTTCCTCTCAAATTAGTGTTTCTAAGCTTTTGAAGTTGAGACAATCCTTGAACGCTACTGCTAAAGACCAATACAAGTTGTCCATCAATGACATCTTGATCAAGGCcattgctgttgctgctcAGAGATGTCCAGATGCTAATGCTTACTGGATGCCAGAACAAGGTGTCATCAGAAAGTTCAAGAACGTTGACGTCTCTGTCGCTGTTGCTACCCCAACCGGTTTGTTGACTCCGATCGTCAAGAACGCCGAATCCAAGGGCcttgtttccatttctaAGGAAATCAAGGACTTAGGTAAGCGTGCTAAGGATAATAAGTTGAAGCCAGAAGAATTCCAAGGTGGTACTATCTGTATCTCTAACTTGGGTATGAACCCTGCCGTTTCCATGTTCACCTCTATCATCAACCCACCACAATCTACCATCTTGGCTATCGGTACCGTTAACAAGGTCCCAGTCGAAGATGCTGGTTCCGAATTCGGCTTCACCTTTGACCAAAAGATGAATATCACTGGTACTTTCGATCACAGAACTATCGATGGTGCTAAGGGTGGTGAATTCatgaaggaattgaagaaggttaTTGAAAACCCATTGGAACTATTGTTATGA
- the RNH201 gene encoding ribonuclease H2 catalytic subunit RNH201 (similar to uniprot|P53942 Saccharomyces cerevisiae YNL072W RNH201 Ribonuclease H2 catalytic subunit removes RNA primers during Okazaki fragment synthesis cooperates with Rad27p nuclease), translating to MKLSNSTQALEYGMSVPPTVAGSLNSLHSKTYHSEVPKSILESTDEIILGVDEAGRGPVMGPMVYGISYCTRQYEKDVICKYGFDDSKKLTDPVRQKLFAMIYGGEIDGVGYATTSITACDISSGMFRFPPEKNYNLNEQAHDVTIALIDDVLKSGVKVGHVYVDTVGPPISYQKKLESIFPQCKFTVAKKADSIYPIVSVASVVAKVTRDIILSQCKKTEDEILGSGYPGDSKTVQWLRNEMKPLMGWSPYMVRFSWQTCATMLANSKSTIEIEWEEDAMTKKKMQWAPEQKNRPITLDSWYQ from the coding sequence ATGAAGCTTTCAAACTCTACACAAGCGCTAGAATACGGAATGAGCGTTCCACCTACAGTTGCTGGATCTTTAAATTCGTTACACTCGAAAACCTACCATTCAGAAGTACCCAAATCGATATTGGAAAGTACGGATGAGATCATCCTGGGAGTAGATGAAGCAGGAAGAGGACCTGTAATGGGCCCCATGGTTTATGGTATCAGCTATTGCACGCGTCAATATGAAAAGGACGTAATATGCAAATATGGATTCGACGACTCTAAGAAACTAACCGATCCAGTGAGACAGAAACTGTTTGCCATGATCTACGGAGGAGAAATAGACGGAGTTGGATACGCTACAACATCTATAACTGCATGTGATATCAGCAGCGGGATGTTCAGGTTCCCACcagaaaagaattacaatttgaatgaaCAGGCGCACGATGTGACAATCGCATTGATAGACGATGTATTGAAATCTGGTGTTAAAGTAGGTCACGTGTACGTCGATACCGTGGGTCCGCCTATCTCgtatcaaaagaaattggaaagtATCTTCCCACAGTGCAAATTCACCGTTGCGAAAAAGGCTGATTCTATTTACCCCATTGTAAGTGTTGCGAGTGTGGTAGCAAAAGTGACCAGAGATATCATCCTTTCACAATGCAAGAAAACCGAAGATGAAATCCTTGGGTCAGGGTATCCTGGTGACTCAAAAACCGTTCAATGGCTACGAAACGAGATGAAACCATTGATGGGATGGTCTCCCTACATGGTACGGTTCTCTTGGCAAACATGTGCCACGATGCTCGCAAATAGTAAATCTACCATCGAAATAGAATGGGAAGAAGACGCAAtgaccaagaaaaaaatgcaGTGGGCACCCGAACAGAAAAACAGACCTATTACACTTGATTCCTGGTACCAGTAA